A single Apodemus sylvaticus chromosome 20, mApoSyl1.1, whole genome shotgun sequence DNA region contains:
- the LOC127671227 gene encoding olfactory receptor 2AP1, with amino-acid sequence MKNKTSLTEFILLGLTDVPELQVAVFTFLFLAYVLSMIGNLAILILTLLDSHLHTPMYFFLRNFSFLEISFTNIFIPKVLVSIATGNKSISFAGCFAQYFFAIFLGATEFYLLAAMSYDRYVAICKPLHYMVIMSNRVCTQLVLCSWLAGLMVIIPPITLMSQQDFCASNRLNHYFCDFEPLRELSCSDTSLIEKVVFLVASVTLVVTLILVTISYAFIIRTILKLPSAQQRTKAFSTCSSHMIVISLSYGSCFFIYVKPSAKEGGAFNKGVALLITSVAPLLNPFIYTLRNQQVKQAFKDRVKKLVTL; translated from the coding sequence atgaaaaataaaacttcattgACTGAATTCATCCTTCTAGGTCTCACGGATGTCCCTGAACTTCAGGTAGcagttttcacttttctttttcttgcctatGTATTAAGCATGATTGGAAACCTGGCCATCCTCATTCTCACCCTGCTGGATTCGCACCttcacacccccatgtacttctttctcCGGAACTTCTCCTTCCTAGAAATTTCTTTCACAAACATCTTCATTCCCAAGGTCCTGGTCAGCATTGCCACGGGAAACAAGAGCATCAGCTTTGCTGGCTGCTTCGCTCAGTATTTCTTTGCCATCTTTCTTGGAGCAACAGAGTTTTACCTCCTGGCTGCCATGTCCTAcgatcgctatgtggccatctgcaaacCCCTGCACTACATGGTAATCATGAGCAACAGAGTCTGCACCCAGCTGGTTCTCTGCTCTTGGCTGGCTGGGTTAATGGTCATTATACCTCCCATCACTTTGATGAGTCAGCAGGACTTTTGTGCATCCAACAGGTTAAATCATTATTTCTGTGACTTTGAGCCTCTTCGAGAACTCTCCTGTTCTGACACAAGCCTCATAGAAAAAGTGGTCTTTCTGGTGGCATCTGTAACCCTGGTGGTGACTCTAATACTGGTAACTATCTCCTATGCATTCATCATCAGGACAATTCTCAAGCTCCCCTCAGCCCAGCAAAGGACAAAGGCCTTTTCCACATGTTCTTCCCACATGATTGTCATCTCCCTCTCTTATGGGAGCTGCTTTTTCATTTATGTTAAGCCTTCAGCAAAAGAAGGGGGCGCATTCAATAAAGGAGTAGCCCTCCTCATTACTTCAGTTGCTCCTTTATTGAACCCCTTCATTTATACCCTAAGGAACCAACAGGTGAAGCAAGCATTCAAGGATAGAGTCAAAAAGCTAGTGACTCTTTAA